The window AAAACCGTTTCTTCTAAAGGTGGAAACCACAAACACGTTTCATCAgttggaggaggaaaaaaaataaataaataaacaaacagtccAGTACAAGCAGGCCATGAAGGAGGAGATaccagcagctggtgatgtgcagCTGGAATGGGAACAAAAACTCCACCGAGCACTCGCTAGCTGCACTCTATATGACAGAAAGAAAACTgtggatggaaattaaaaaaacacgGTGGAAACGGCAGCGCTTTAAGCAACTGTTTACAAAGCTGGACCCGAGACACAACATCACAggtggaaaatatttttcagtgttattatgtgacaatattgtgcagCTCCCAATGAGTTACAAGAATAAGTTACTTTAGTTATCGTTAAACTAAAGTGTTCAGACATTGTGTTATATTTGTGCTTAAAATttccagagaaaacacaacCTTGGTTACTTTTGTGCTTACAGTTGACTCATGCTGTGTCACTATTATTGCTCTATAACGCTGCTGCTGGCATCTTGTTTCAGTAGAGTTGCACTTCAAATTAGGAAGTTTGTCATTAATGACAGcagaaaagaaggatggaaaatgcccTTCGTTTAGTTACACTTATATTCTGAACAATGTTTTACTGAtgcttgcaggcagcagcattaaTATCTTTTCTGTATTGTCAGAAATGTTGTTACTGCAAATTTTGCAGCTATATCGACCACCCCTAGTGGTCGCCAACTCAATCTTGCTTCAAAAGTAGTTCAAAGTTGTGAGAAGGACCTCATGACTATCCCCACTCCTTAAACATGCCCGCAAGCCGGCATCACTGCTAAAGAAAGAGGTGGTGGCTGCTGTCTAACCTACCAAATGTTTAAAGGCCATTAAAAGACCTCTAAACTTTACCTCCTTCCTTGATATGATTTCAGAAAATGATAAAGTGAAAGCTCTCAGTGAGTACTAAAATCAAATGCTTTTgcttcaaaccttttttttttgctcatccAGCACAATGACAGTGGATTTGATTTTAATGTCTGGCTGCTTGTCTCCAATTAGGAGCACAAAAAGAGGCGCCTATAATGAAGCTAACTGTGTCTCGGGTTACTagagaattattttttttaaaaatgacagattgCTACATTCACTCGAGGTGAAGTCCCGTGAGCCGCTTTGCTTAAGCAAACTGCCTGCACTGTGTATTTTAGAGAATGCTGAATTTGCTGCTGGTGCTCTTTTATTCAGTGTATTGTATTTAGCTGCATTTCTTATAAATGTAGTAAGATTGTTCAGAAGTGTTGACCAATCTGCTTTGTCAGCCATGGCAGGAGAGCTCAGAATGTGATTGCTTAATACTGATGGCTGCATCATCATTATGGGATTATCAGATTATCAGATGTGTTAGAATGAACTGATCCTGCATGATTATTGCCAGGCGCTCATTGATACTTCAGTACTGATGAGCCTCGTTATGATACCAATTAAGCATCTTGCTAGTATCTGGactattttctgtctctcttcattCACATTACTGACTTCAGTGTAATTACACAGTAAAACACAGAATTTCAATATCACTATATTTATCTAATATCATGAAATGTTACTGCATCGTTCATTAACTTTGCTAAAATAAATGAAGTGTATCAGTATGTCAATCAGCACGTGTAAGCAGCCAAAGCAAAGTTATGATTACAATTATGCTGACACTGTTTGCCCTTTGAACTACTACTAACAAAACCCATGGGCAGACTTGAAGCTGACTAAAGCAAAATCTTAGATGTGATACCCTGATGCAGCAGGTTTCCTCTCGTCAGCCATAAAGAaactaattattaaatgtttgtgtaACACACCACAATAGTTACTGGCAGTTAGACATGGGTCTGGTTTGCTGGCTAACTAGTAACAAACTGGTAACAAATACTGTTATCTGTGTTCTTAGCATCTGTATGTATAAACGATAGAGACACCTCTATTTCCACAGTTTGAGtccaaaacaaaaatccagaaaaaagtGAGTTTCCAAAAATTTTTTAAACAGCgacatttcttccatttctgagtATACTCACCGCCAAACCCTTTGCTGTGCTTCTTGTCCTTCCCACTTTTATCCTTCTCcctgtctttttctttgtcctttttctttttgcttttcttgctcttcttcttcttttttgacAAGTGTGTATATGAATCGTCTATAACCAGTTCACCTGCCTCCAGTTCTGCCCCAGAAGAAGAGCTTTCATCTCCCATGCCACCTCCATAATGCCCTTTGTTAGGAGAACAACAAATATTAAGGAAATAGAATCAATTGCTATCAGAGGAAATGCAGATTACTGTGCATACAGgcctgtgcaaaaatcttgagccactaatgtctttattttttgcagatctcaacattattgaagcagtgtgggatcatctttgcagagagagagagcaaaaggcagaaacatccaaagagctttgaatgtccttcaagaagcctggagaacttttcctgaagactattaaagaaatgacaacaaagctgcctcagagagttcaggctgtgctgaagaatagaaaaaaaaaacgactttcaagcttgttagaattgtacaaactgtttttgccttaaataCTATATTCTATGTAGGTTTGcatgtgtttcaataaatcactgtacatattttcttagcaaaatataaagaaatgagggctggctcaagacttttgaacaGTACTGTATGCTGTCAGAAGAATAAACGAACCACCATTTATCCTACCTTCCACTTCCACCTCTTTGCCCACCACAGGCAGCGGATCTCTactctgctgcagcttcttcttGGGTGACTTTGAGAGCTGCGTTCCCTCCCTGTCCTTCTCTTTCTTCACCCCTCCTTTGGATGAGTGGGGTGTGAATGGGaagctctctccctcctctttctctggCGACATGATGAGTTTCATCTTCAGCCCGTCCGCCTCACGCAAGGTCAAGGGCTCCTCTTTGGGAGCACCGCCATGGAACAGAGATGACTTCGAagaagaggagctggaggagtgCTTCTTGGAGGAAGATGACGATGAAGAGACGGGGCGGGAGTGAGAGAAGGAAGAATGGCTCCCTGTGCTTCCACCGCCGCTGCTCTCACGTTTGCGGTCCTTAGAAGAGTGCGAAGAGAAGGACGGGTAGGAGGGCTTCTTGTGTAagtgggggctggggtctgaaCCTGTGGCCAGGGGAGAGGTGATAGCCTGTAGGAGGCCCATTGCCGTATCTGTAGGATGGGATGCTGAGGGGGAAGAAAGGGGTGGGGAGCGGTCTGCAGACTTGTGCTTTTTCTTGTGGGGAGGTGGGCCTGAACCATCGTGGTCtagagagagaaggaagagaaaagtaaaCATAATTACAAGATAATAAAACATGACAATATATCATGTAGTcattaatatattaaattaaaacataacCACTCACCCCTGTAATAGTAGTCATCACtatgctttttcttctttttgtgcgATTCTCCTCCCAGCATAAAAAGTTCTGAATCCTTATTTGAAATAATAAGCATTCAAAACATCAAAACCATAATAAATAGCTTCTGTGATGAACACTGAGGCTGATTGATTGATGACAAATAACTTACCTTTGGCCTTTTCTTGGAAGACTTCCGTACCTGAGCAGCAAtttcttcctcttccctcaACAGATCCTTGTACGacctcctcttctccctctggCTGCGACCGGCCACAAGCCCCCTGTCTCCTTCCATCCCTACATCTAAAATGCATGAAATCCATATTTCTCACttcaccaaaaacaaacaaacaaacaagaacaaaaaaccCTCAAATTATTCTGGCCACATGTGCATCTTGTTCAAAAGAACATTGGTTACACTAAATACAGTTTTGTTACAATTCATTGTTGTGTTTCTGACTGCATAAAAAGGCAAATAAGTCAAACTACATAACAGGTAGACATTAACAATGGCTTCTCTACCCTTGAGCTCCTCAAAAGCCATGGCCTCCTCTCTGTCAACACTTGATATGAGATGTCAACACCAAGGTAGCACACCAACCTGTTAAGCAAAAACACCAAGAGCAAAAATCAAACTAGTCAAGATATTAAATATCATATGGGCAAAAACGAGTTCGAGCAGCTGTAGTAAATGTTagaaattaatgaaaataataGCCATGTGTAATTTTCCTGTGAGCATATGCTGGCTTTCTTTAACTACTCTTACTTTAACTACTTCATCCTACACTGACCCCTCCAAGCAGCCCTGGAGCTGCAGGCAACCTGGATGGACCTAAAAGTGCTCAATGAGTAGCAATTACTGGAGGAAAATACAATTTGTGTTATAGTGCATTTATAATATGCTCTctccccaacaacaacaacaataaaaaaaagagtacaAAATATTTCAGCTAAACGATTTCCCGCCTACTTTCGtaaagatacacaaacacacccccTCTCTATCCACTTTGACACTGTCGCTTCCCAACATTTGAAGACTCCCAACTTGCCATGCCCATTGTGCCTTGAGCTGGCCGGCGAACGCGGCTAAGGAAATCCCGAGGCTTGCCCTAAAAGCTGGGCCGCGGTCAGCTCAAGTGGCCAAAACACTGCCGCGGACATGCATTTATCTCTGCTCATGTCTCCATCGCCTCCGCAGTGCTAGAATATGTAGTTTGCAAACACCGGGAGGTGAGGAAAAATAAATTGTACTACCTCCAAAGGATCTCCAATTTACGCGGGTCCTGTCGCCATCTTTATTATCGGCGAGACAATACGCGTCGGTGTAGGGGGAGGGGCTTCGGCAACGTAGCCAATCAGCGTAAAAAGTAGCCATTTAGCAGTTCCTTGGTTACATCTATGTATCCACCGAGAAATGGTTACAAAACAACAACTACAAAGATACTCTCACATAGATAGCCCTCTCCTGATCTCCTGATCAGATCAAAGACAAAATACATATAGCCAAAGATAATGATTTATTAATTTGAAACAATTTCCAACAACCAAATCATTCTTACAGTACAGttcacacagaaacatgcaACACAAGAGAAAAGGCAACAATACAATGAGGTTGTTCATAAGAAAACCAAAATCCCAACAGTGATAACTGCTGAACCATTTTCTCTCATCTGGTAACCTCCAATAAAAGAACACGAGCGCACAAACACATTCACGCTTTGACTCAAATGCTTTCACTCACAACAGAGAGTCGAGGTCCTGCCACACTTCTGGGTTCTCTTCCACCAGCTTCCTCTTCTCAGTGCGTTTTTTTGTCCTCGGGGGATTCTTTTATGATTAGCATCTAATCAGTCTGGACAAGATGACCCCTTAGccacaaactgcaaaaacctCACCACTGCTAACCCAGTGATACGTCTCACTTTAGAAGCTGAAAAGAGTTCAAGCACCAAAACCCACAATTTTTGTCATtaacaatgaaacaaaaaaacaaaacaaaacaaaggtcagTGTGATGGCATCAgcaaaagacataaaaaatcATACTCATATTAAGCCACATGCAGTGGCTCTGTACCCCACCAGTGGGGCACAGCCCACAGTTTCAGAACTGTGCTGACCAAATAATTATGGTCTTAtcttggctaaaaaaaaatatatatatatatatatataacaaaatgGTACAACTATCCAATTTATCTTAACGCTGAGTTTAGGAGACAACCGCATGGTGGTTCAGCCTGGCCGAGGCTAGTGAAGCAGATGCttgctaggaaaaaaaaaaaagagctgagctTCATTTCTTCAGTGTTTCATCTTCTACCGATCGCCCAAATTCTGTTTCTGTAGACTGAGTGATGTAAAACTGGCCAGTAAATCAGTCACTTCATCCACctgtagaaaaaaacaaacaaacaaacaaacaaaaaaaaaaaaaacacataactgTGTAAGAGCTGCTGagccaaaaaatgcaaatcTAAAACGTAAATTACAGTTTAGATGCacattcaaaatattttgtatgCATTTGAATAGGATTGTTGATTGAGTGTTTAGGTCTCACCTGCTCTTTGGTGCGTGTGTGCTCCAGCTGTGTTGAAATGTGCTCCAGCCTCTCTTTAGCTTCGCTCTGGCCCATTAAATTCAGGTATTCCCTCAGCATCTGAATAATCTGACAggcagttattaaaaaaataaataaataaatcttcatCAATGAGGAAAGGTGACACAGTCAGAATGTGTGTATCCAAATTAAGTCTGCACCTACTATTCCAGGCAagtaaaggcttttttttttttacctgtgtgACTTCCCCTCTCAGTGTTTCTAAGCTGCGTGAATCTCCCTCCTGCAAAATGTTTAGCTTGGAGCGTGCTAAATGCAGCGGGGTCCTGCCAGCTCGGTCGAGGGCATCCACTCGGGCtccttaaaaaaaccaaaaaaccaatgaaaaacaaacctcTCAGTCATCCAGGCTAATTAGCTTCAACTGTTTTTGAATTCTAATTAAATATTAACTATATTATCCTCATTTAGTAACTCAAATTCTTGTTAAAGATCTAGTAACAGTCAATTTGCCACAACCACATTACATGAATTACATTCTGAATTCTCAAAAATTCATTTTGGAAgtggcatcatcatcatcatcatcatcatcatcatcatcatcagcctAACAATGTTCCTGTCCAACATGTGGCTTGTTCTGTTTGAAGCTCTTCTggacatgtgtgtgtatatgacaGAAATTGGGGCAAAACTACAGACAACATCAGCAGGTTATTTGATTCAAGGAGCCTCATGTGGTGATGTGGATCAAAACagaaactgtatataaaagatggacatggccaCTGTGCTGCCACCAACTCGTCATGAAGCTTTCTTGGTGTTCTGAAACCAGATGTAAGGAGTGAGGGCAGATCTGACCAAGAAACAAGAATACTGCAAGCTTATAGGCTGGCAACTTGTTAATCACACAGTAAAGCGTGCCCTGCTGTAGCAGGCTTTTGGCCTCTGAGACCTTATTTTAgaaaattttaatcattttcattcagtATGACTTCAAACTAGCAACTGAGGCCATAAATTCATCAGCCAAGTGTTTACTGAGTGCACTGATTAACAGAGGAGGGGCATTTTCCCATACATTTCTTTACAACCACACATGCTGGCCATTTAAAGGAAGGCAAGTTCAGGGCACTGTCAGTTTTCAGATCCTTAAATGTCCAATCCATGCTCAAAACCTGAATCATGCTGTCTGTTTTCTGGTAAACATTTGCTTGTGTGCTAACAGACAAATGATTGTCTTGAGTGTGTAAGGTCAGCTAATTCACCCAAACTCCTTCGCTTGTAAAAAAGCTTGcagttttcaaattattttattagccAACATTATAAACCAGCCACAGCCAAATTCCCATATCATGGCTAAGTTACAGCTAGCTAGCTAACTACAACTCTAATAACACCACATTATATTGTATGTTGTCAGCTAAGCCCTGTCCACTGTGCATTATTGGTAACTAGTACACAAGATATTGGAGTCTTATATCAAAATCTGTGATTGACAAAATCTGCATGTTATAAGTGGAGTATTCCACTACACTTGTTCCACTGCTCCAAGTGCTTACAAAGAAACATGCATTAATTCTCACACATGTTCCTTCAGGGCCAAACTCCTCCCTTACAATGTGTGAAGCAATAATTCCccagtttaaaaagttgattCTGCAAAGACAGCTATTTCACAAAGATGGAGAAGTAAACCCCTCCACAGTGGTCTCACCTCCTCTCAGCAATGTGGTGATTACAGGCACATGGTTGGTACAGGCCGCTGCAGAGACAAGGGTTGGAAAAGGCAAGTTGTGACAAAAACGCATGATCCAATGGAGGAATATGACTCAGACTTTAAGTTTCAGCAGTCATGGTCTCTTACCCAGATGTAGGGGTGTATTCCCCAGGCTGTCTCGCTGGTTGGGATCAGCACCGTGGCTCAGAAGCAACTGCactataaacaaaaaaaaacagaacattggAAAAGAATGATTATCAGCTGATATTAAAGGGCAGGCTATTCATCAGTATCACAGTAAACAAAAACTGCCACTGACAGCCAGAACCAAACATCCTCCTGCAACGGTACGTGATTTTCATCGATCTTGTTGGGCTGCGATTAACAGCCAACCTACCAATGCTCTCATTGCCATTGCAGGAAGAGAAATGAAGCGCCGTCCTCCCTTTGTCATCTGCTGCACAGGGGTCTATGTCATCTTGCAGGAGCTTTCGCACTGGGGAAGAAAACGTGActtaaaacagcaaaacaacttAAAGTCATCCCTCCCTGTCAGTGCTTTTAAGGCATTTTTACTGTGTTACTGTACTACTTTTAAAGTCTTTcatgcttttcttttgtttaagcTAGACCCCCAGTATAAATGAAAAATCACTCTCTCACCCCCAACTAGTTCAAAATTCAGCAAACGGCATCACATCACCCTCAATCCTGACTTCTCTACATTCCCATGTATGTTTTAGGATTGATTCGTATATTTAACCGGTCACTTTTAAAGCACGCCTGGGTCTGGCACCGGGAGAAGAAATGCTGAGCCACTTCACAACCCTCCTCCTTGTTCCAAGCCTACAACTTAAATTTAAAAACCTGAGGAGATCAGGCTCACAAAAgccaattatttttattagtattGCTAATTATGCTGACAATTTGTATTCCATATTTTCAGTCTCATCTTTAATGTGATCCTTACCTGTGTCGATATCATTGCTGTTCGCTGCTTCCCTCAGTCTTTTTGAAGCTGTGGAGATAAGACATTCAAAGAGACAGGGATGTAAAAGTTCTTCAGGATTTCATGGAAAGAACCAAACGGAACAGCACCAGAACAAATGGAGGTCTCACTATTCAGAGGAACATTTTATCAATCAGCAACAAAGGAATAAGAAT is drawn from Archocentrus centrarchus isolate MPI-CPG fArcCen1 chromosome 8, fArcCen1, whole genome shotgun sequence and contains these coding sequences:
- the hmgxb4a gene encoding HMG domain-containing protein 4a isoform X1, which gives rise to MAFEELKDVGMEGDRGLVAGRSQREKRRSYKDLLREEEEIAAQVRKSSKKRPKDSELFMLGGESHKKKKKHSDDYYYRDHDGSGPPPHKKKHKSADRSPPLSSPSASHPTDTAMGLLQAITSPLATGSDPSPHLHKKPSYPSFSSHSSKDRKRESSGGGSTGSHSSFSHSRPVSSSSSSSKKHSSSSSSSKSSLFHGGAPKEEPLTLREADGLKMKLIMSPEKEEGESFPFTPHSSKGGVKKEKDREGTQLSKSPKKKLQQSRDPLPVVGKEVEVEGHYGGGMGDESSSSGAELEAGELVIDDSYTHLSKKKKKSKKSKKKKDKEKDREKDKSGKDKKHSKGFGESSKSHSHSHPTVTHSAVGPMYAMGTPLPPHHHQGSDGTTEKKKKKEEKDREKHEKDKDKPKKKNTTAYQVFCKEYRVNINAEQPGLVFGELSKKLAEVWKAMPEKDKLVWRQKAQYLQHKQNKAEATTVKHKPSSEGKSKVAGTSTGVVSPNRAPGTMSLSPARVPDVDPIDAAAHLQLLGESLSLIGHRLQETEGMVAVSGSLSVLLDSILCALGPLTCLTAQIPQLNGCPRNVLSNTLDNIAYIMPGL
- the hmgxb4a gene encoding HMG domain-containing protein 4a isoform X2; the protein is MEGDRGLVAGRSQREKRRSYKDLLREEEEIAAQVRKSSKKRPKDSELFMLGGESHKKKKKHSDDYYYRDHDGSGPPPHKKKHKSADRSPPLSSPSASHPTDTAMGLLQAITSPLATGSDPSPHLHKKPSYPSFSSHSSKDRKRESSGGGSTGSHSSFSHSRPVSSSSSSSKKHSSSSSSSKSSLFHGGAPKEEPLTLREADGLKMKLIMSPEKEEGESFPFTPHSSKGGVKKEKDREGTQLSKSPKKKLQQSRDPLPVVGKEVEVEGHYGGGMGDESSSSGAELEAGELVIDDSYTHLSKKKKKSKKSKKKKDKEKDREKDKSGKDKKHSKGFGESSKSHSHSHPTVTHSAVGPMYAMGTPLPPHHHQGSDGTTEKKKKKEEKDREKHEKDKDKPKKKNTTAYQVFCKEYRVNINAEQPGLVFGELSKKLAEVWKAMPEKDKLVWRQKAQYLQHKQNKAEATTVKHKPSSEGKSKVAGTSTGVVSPNRAPGTMSLSPARVPDVDPIDAAAHLQLLGESLSLIGHRLQETEGMVAVSGSLSVLLDSILCALGPLTCLTAQIPQLNGCPRNVLSNTLDNIAYIMPGL
- the ankrd54 gene encoding ankyrin repeat domain-containing protein 54 produces the protein MDGWSAIAASDNDPSSSEGEYVVEHGPEEEAVDGEQRRGNVEGMDGAHGAAVGFGMSGTGEGKVVLGRLGQRDDQELRYLHLLWEPGRGELGAGGVASRLGKITGSRAKRHHRAVRNLGPIGKDIYASKRLREAANSNDIDTVRKLLQDDIDPCAADDKGRTALHFSSCNGNESIVQLLLSHGADPNQRDSLGNTPLHLAACTNHVPVITTLLRGGARVDALDRAGRTPLHLARSKLNILQEGDSRSLETLRGEVTQIIQMLREYLNLMGQSEAKERLEHISTQLEHTRTKEQVDEVTDLLASFTSLSLQKQNLGDR